In one window of Pseudomonas sp. IAC-BECa141 DNA:
- the truB gene encoding tRNA pseudouridine(55) synthase TruB, with protein sequence MAQVKRIRRNVSGIILLDKPLGFTSNAALQKVRWLLNAEKAGHTGSLDPLATGVLPLCFGEATKFSQYLLDSDKGYETLAQLGKTTTTADAEGEVLQERAVTVCQADIEAVLPKFRGQISQIPPMYSALKRDGQPLYKLARAGEVVEREPRSVTIARLELLAFEGDTARLAVDCSKGTYIRTLVEDIGEQLGCGAYVAELRRTQAGPFTLGQTVTLEELEAVHAEGGNEAVDRFLMPSDSGLQDWPLLQFSEASAFYWLNGQPVRAPDAPKFGMVRVQDHNGRFIGIGEVSEDGRIAPRRLIRSE encoded by the coding sequence GTGGCTCAGGTCAAACGTATCCGTCGTAACGTCAGCGGCATCATCTTGCTCGACAAGCCGTTGGGGTTCACCTCCAACGCCGCGTTGCAGAAGGTTCGCTGGTTGCTCAACGCCGAGAAGGCCGGTCACACCGGCAGTCTCGATCCCCTGGCCACCGGCGTTCTGCCACTGTGCTTTGGCGAGGCGACCAAGTTCTCGCAATACCTGCTCGATTCCGACAAGGGTTACGAAACCCTGGCGCAACTGGGCAAGACCACCACCACGGCAGACGCCGAAGGCGAGGTTTTGCAGGAGCGTGCGGTGACCGTTTGTCAGGCCGACATTGAAGCGGTCCTGCCGAAATTTCGCGGTCAAATCAGCCAGATACCGCCGATGTACTCGGCTCTCAAGCGTGATGGCCAGCCGCTGTACAAGCTGGCCCGTGCAGGCGAAGTAGTGGAGCGCGAACCGCGTTCTGTTACTATTGCGCGCTTGGAATTGCTGGCCTTCGAAGGCGATACTGCGCGACTCGCGGTGGATTGCAGCAAGGGCACCTATATTCGCACTCTGGTGGAGGATATCGGTGAGCAACTCGGTTGTGGTGCGTACGTCGCTGAACTGCGTCGTACCCAGGCCGGGCCTTTCACCCTGGGGCAGACCGTGACCCTCGAAGAGCTGGAAGCGGTACATGCCGAAGGCGGCAACGAAGCGGTCGACCGCTTCCTGATGCCATCGGACAGCGGCCTGCAGGATTGGCCGTTGCTGCAGTTCTCGGAAGCGAGCGCGTTCTACTGGCTCAACGGCCAGCCGGTACGTGCCCCGGATGCTCCGAAGTTCGGCATGGTGCGGGTACAGGATCACAACGGTCGCTTCATCGGTATCGGTGAAGTGAGCGAAGACGGGCGTATCGCGCCGCGTCGACTGATTCGGTCAGAATGA
- the nusA gene encoding transcription termination factor NusA: MSKEVLLVVESVSNEKGVPASVIFEALELALATATKKRFEDEVDLRVEINRHTGSYETFRRWTVVEEDDLDDPAIETWPSKVAETHPGAKVGDVVEEKIESIEFGRIAAQTAKQVIVQKVREAERAQVVDAYRERLGEIISGTVKKVTRDNVIVDLGNNAEALLAREDIISRETFRVGVRLRALLKEIRTENRGPQLILSRTAPEMLIELFRIEVPEIAEGLIEVMAASRDPGSRAKIAVRSKDKRIDPQGACIGMRGSRVQAVSGELGGERVDIVLWDDNPAQFVINAMSPAEVAAIIVDEDAHAMDIAVGADNLAQAIGRGGQNVRLASQLTGWTLNVMTESDIQAKQQAETGDILRNFIDELEVDEELAQVLVDEGFTSLEEIAYVPLEEMLNIDGFDEDIVNELRARAKDRLLTKAIATEEKLADAHPAEDLLSLEGMDKDLAMELAVRGVITREDLAEQSIDDLLDIDGIDDDRAGKLIMAARAHWFE, from the coding sequence ATGAGCAAAGAAGTACTGCTGGTTGTTGAGTCGGTATCCAATGAAAAGGGTGTACCGGCAAGCGTAATTTTTGAAGCGCTGGAGCTGGCTCTGGCCACTGCTACCAAAAAGCGTTTTGAAGACGAAGTTGATCTGCGTGTGGAAATCAACCGCCACACCGGTTCTTACGAAACTTTCCGTCGCTGGACGGTCGTCGAAGAGGATGATCTCGATGATCCGGCCATCGAAACCTGGCCGAGCAAGGTTGCTGAAACGCACCCTGGCGCCAAGGTTGGCGACGTCGTTGAAGAAAAGATCGAGTCCATCGAGTTCGGCCGCATCGCTGCACAGACTGCCAAGCAGGTCATCGTGCAGAAAGTTCGTGAAGCCGAGCGCGCTCAAGTGGTTGACGCTTATCGCGAGCGCCTGGGAGAAATCATCTCCGGCACCGTGAAAAAAGTGACCCGCGACAACGTGATCGTCGACCTGGGTAATAACGCTGAAGCGTTGCTGGCCCGTGAAGACATCATTTCTCGCGAAACCTTCCGGGTCGGCGTGCGTCTGCGTGCGCTGCTCAAGGAAATCCGCACCGAGAACCGCGGCCCTCAGCTGATCCTGTCGCGTACCGCGCCGGAAATGCTGATCGAACTGTTCCGCATCGAAGTGCCGGAAATCGCTGAAGGCCTGATCGAAGTCATGGCCGCATCCCGTGATCCGGGTTCGCGTGCCAAGATCGCTGTCCGCTCCAAGGACAAACGCATCGATCCGCAAGGCGCGTGCATCGGTATGCGCGGTTCGCGCGTCCAGGCCGTGTCGGGCGAGTTGGGTGGCGAGCGTGTCGACATCGTCCTGTGGGACGACAACCCGGCCCAGTTCGTGATCAATGCCATGTCGCCGGCAGAAGTGGCGGCCATCATCGTTGACGAAGATGCCCATGCCATGGACATCGCTGTTGGCGCAGACAATCTGGCTCAGGCCATCGGTCGTGGTGGTCAGAACGTGCGTCTGGCGAGCCAGCTGACTGGCTGGACCCTGAACGTGATGACCGAATCGGACATCCAGGCTAAGCAACAAGCAGAAACCGGCGACATCCTGCGCAACTTCATCGACGAGCTGGAAGTCGACGAAGAGCTGGCTCAGGTGCTGGTGGACGAAGGCTTCACCAGCCTGGAAGAGATTGCCTACGTACCGTTGGAAGAAATGCTCAACATCGACGGCTTTGACGAAGACATCGTCAACGAGCTTCGCGCTCGTGCCAAGGATCGCTTGTTGACCAAAGCCATCGCTACTGAGGAAAAGCTGGCAGACGCCCATCCGGCCGAAGACCTGCTCTCGCTTGAGGGTATGGACAAGGATTTGGCGATGGAACTGGCGGTGCGCGGCGTAATTACCCGCGAAGACCTGGCCGAGCAGTCTATTGACGATCTGCTCGACATCGACGGCATTGACGATGATCGTGCCGGCAAGTTGATCATGGCCGCCCGAGCCCACTGGTTCGAGTAA
- the rbfA gene encoding 30S ribosome-binding factor RbfA has translation MAKEYSRTQRIGDQMQRELAQLIRREVKDPRVGLVTITAVDVSRDVGHAKIFITVMGQDNAEDIAQSIKVLNAAAGFLRMQLAREMKLRSVPQLHFHYDESVARGAHLSALIERAVAEDSQHETAAPEDTKE, from the coding sequence ATGGCAAAAGAATACAGCCGTACCCAACGTATCGGCGATCAGATGCAGCGTGAGCTGGCCCAACTGATCCGTCGTGAAGTCAAAGATCCGCGTGTCGGCCTGGTCACCATTACCGCTGTAGATGTCAGCCGTGATGTTGGTCACGCGAAGATCTTCATCACCGTGATGGGGCAGGACAACGCCGAAGACATCGCGCAAAGCATCAAGGTGCTCAATGCTGCCGCCGGTTTCCTGCGCATGCAGCTGGCCCGTGAAATGAAGCTGCGCAGCGTGCCTCAATTGCATTTCCACTACGACGAAAGTGTCGCACGTGGTGCGCACCTGTCGGCTCTGATCGAGCGCGCGGTGGCCGAAGACAGTCAGCACGAAACTGCTGCACCCGAAGACACCAAGGAGTAA
- the nadC gene encoding carboxylating nicotinate-nucleotide diphosphorylase — MPNLRLADLTAEIEANVRRALLEDIGSGDITAQLIPAERLAKATIITRDAAVISGTAWVDAVFRQLDPRVAVHWQVRDGERVSPNQPLFHLEGPARSLLTGERSALNFLQLLSGVATRAQYLADFVAETSVKLLDTRKTLPGLRLAQKYAVTCGGCHNHRIGLYDAFLIKENHIAASGGIPQAIAAAHKIAPGKPVEIEVESLEELKEALAAGADIIMLDELSLDDMREAVRLNAGKAKLEASGGINESTLLPIAQTGVDYISIGAMTKDVKAVDLSMRLSI, encoded by the coding sequence ATGCCGAATCTACGTCTCGCCGATTTGACCGCCGAAATCGAAGCCAACGTGCGCCGTGCGTTGCTCGAAGACATCGGCAGCGGCGACATCACCGCGCAACTGATCCCGGCCGAACGCCTGGCCAAAGCCACTATCATCACCCGCGACGCCGCCGTCATCAGTGGCACGGCCTGGGTCGATGCAGTGTTCCGCCAGCTCGATCCCCGGGTGGCGGTGCATTGGCAGGTGCGCGATGGGGAACGGGTTTCGCCGAATCAGCCGCTGTTTCATCTGGAAGGCCCTGCACGCTCGCTGCTGACCGGTGAGCGCAGCGCGCTGAACTTCCTGCAATTGCTGTCGGGCGTGGCGACCCGCGCGCAGTACCTGGCGGACTTCGTCGCCGAGACGTCGGTGAAACTGCTCGACACGCGCAAGACCCTGCCGGGCCTGCGCCTGGCGCAGAAATACGCGGTCACCTGCGGTGGCTGCCACAACCACCGCATCGGCCTCTACGATGCGTTCCTGATCAAGGAAAACCACATCGCCGCCAGCGGTGGCATCCCGCAGGCCATTGCCGCCGCGCACAAGATTGCACCGGGCAAACCGGTGGAAATCGAAGTGGAAAGTCTGGAGGAACTGAAAGAAGCGCTGGCCGCCGGTGCCGACATCATCATGCTCGACGAATTGAGCCTCGATGACATGCGCGAAGCCGTGCGCCTGAACGCTGGCAAGGCAAAACTGGAAGCCAGTGGCGGCATCAACGAAAGCACGTTGCTGCCGATCGCACAGACCGGGGTGGATTACATCTCGATCGGCGCGATGACCAAGGATGTGAAGGCCGTGGACCTGTCGATGCGCCTGAGCATCTGA
- the rpsO gene encoding 30S ribosomal protein S15, whose translation MALDVQEKAQIVADYQQAVGDTGSPEVQVALLTANINKLQGHFKANGKDHHSRRGLIRMVNQRRKLLDYLKGKDLSRYSALIARLGLRR comes from the coding sequence ATGGCTCTAGACGTTCAAGAAAAAGCTCAAATCGTTGCCGACTACCAGCAAGCTGTTGGTGATACTGGTTCGCCAGAAGTGCAAGTTGCACTGCTGACCGCCAACATCAACAAACTGCAAGGTCACTTCAAGGCCAACGGTAAAGACCACCACTCCCGTCGTGGTCTGATCCGCATGGTTAACCAGCGTCGCAAGCTGCTGGACTACCTGAAAGGCAAGGACCTGAGCCGTTACAGCGCTCTGATCGCTCGCCTGGGTCTGCGTCGCTAA
- the infB gene encoding translation initiation factor IF-2, translating into MTQVTVKQLADEVKTPVERLLQQMREAGLPHTAAEENVTDSEKQSLLTHLKSSHKAKVEEPRKITLQRKTTSTLRVAGSKSISVEVRKKKVFVQRSAEEIEAERKRELDERRAVENAARQKAEEEARVRAEEEARRQPAAPSAPAEAVAAPAPVVEPVREAAPVVAAAPAADTRKRDEQRRPDKPRADDNNRRGGGDGERKNAPHRASVKEKAPAPRVAPRTTDEESDGFRRGGRGKSKLKKRNAHGFQSPTGPVVREVKIGETITVGDLAQQMSVKAAEIIKFMFKLGTPATINQVLDQETAQLVAEELGHKVTLVSDTALEDSLAESLKFEGEAVPRAPVVTVMGHVDHGKTSLLDYIRRAKVAAGEAGGITQHIGAYHVETERGMVTFLDTPGHAAFTAMRARGAKATDIVILVVAADDGVMPQTIEAVQHAQAAGVPLVVAVNKIDKPGADLDRIRSELSVHGVTSEDWGGDTPFVPVSAKMGTGVDELLEAVLLQAEVLELTATPSAPGRGVVVESRLDKGRGPVATVLVQDGTLRQGDMVLVGSNYGRVRAMLDENGKPIKEAGPAIPVEILGLDGTPDAGDEMSVVADEKKAREVALFRQGKFREVKLARAHAGKLENIFESMGQEEKKTLNIVLKSDVRGSLEALQGALNGLGNDEVQVRVVGGGVGGITESDANLALASNAVLFGFNVRADAGARKIVEQEGLDMRYYNVIYDIIEDVKKALTGMLGSDVRENILGVAEVRDVFRSPKFGAIAGCMVIEGVVHRNRPIRVLREDIVIFEGELESLRRFKDDASEVRAGMECGIGVKSYNDVKVGDKIEVFEKVQVARSL; encoded by the coding sequence ATGACGCAAGTCACGGTGAAACAACTGGCCGATGAGGTCAAAACACCGGTAGAGCGCCTGTTGCAGCAGATGCGTGAGGCAGGTCTGCCGCACACCGCCGCCGAAGAAAATGTGACTGACAGTGAGAAGCAATCCCTGCTGACCCACTTGAAGAGCAGCCACAAGGCGAAAGTGGAAGAACCGCGCAAGATCACGCTGCAGCGTAAAACCACCAGCACCCTGCGTGTGGCTGGCAGCAAAAGCATCAGCGTTGAAGTCCGCAAGAAGAAAGTTTTCGTACAGCGTAGCGCGGAAGAAATCGAAGCCGAGCGCAAGCGTGAACTGGATGAACGTCGCGCGGTAGAGAATGCTGCCCGTCAGAAGGCTGAAGAAGAAGCCCGTGTGCGCGCCGAAGAAGAAGCGCGTCGCCAGCCTGCTGCGCCGTCCGCTCCTGCTGAAGCCGTCGCTGCACCTGCGCCAGTGGTCGAACCAGTGCGCGAAGCTGCGCCGGTTGTGGCTGCTGCGCCAGCTGCCGACACTCGCAAGCGTGACGAACAGCGCCGTCCGGACAAGCCACGCGCCGACGACAACAATCGTCGTGGCGGTGGTGATGGCGAGCGCAAGAACGCTCCGCATCGCGCATCGGTCAAGGAAAAGGCGCCGGCTCCACGCGTGGCGCCACGTACTACCGACGAAGAAAGCGATGGCTTCCGTCGCGGCGGTCGCGGCAAGTCCAAGCTGAAAAAACGCAACGCTCACGGTTTCCAGAGCCCTACCGGCCCTGTCGTGCGTGAGGTGAAGATCGGCGAAACCATCACTGTTGGCGATCTCGCTCAGCAGATGTCGGTCAAGGCTGCCGAAATCATCAAGTTCATGTTCAAACTGGGTACTCCAGCGACCATCAACCAGGTGCTTGATCAGGAAACTGCTCAGCTGGTAGCCGAAGAACTGGGCCACAAAGTGACCCTGGTCAGCGACACCGCCCTGGAAGACTCCCTGGCCGAGTCCCTGAAGTTCGAAGGTGAAGCGGTTCCGCGTGCGCCGGTCGTAACCGTAATGGGTCACGTTGACCACGGTAAGACCTCGCTGCTCGACTACATCCGTCGTGCCAAGGTAGCTGCTGGCGAAGCCGGCGGTATCACCCAGCACATCGGTGCATACCACGTTGAGACCGAACGCGGCATGGTCACCTTCCTCGACACCCCGGGTCACGCCGCGTTTACCGCAATGCGTGCTCGTGGTGCGAAGGCGACCGACATCGTGATCCTGGTGGTTGCGGCGGACGACGGCGTGATGCCACAAACCATCGAAGCTGTTCAGCATGCTCAGGCGGCTGGCGTTCCGCTGGTAGTCGCAGTGAACAAGATCGACAAGCCGGGCGCTGATCTCGATCGCATCCGCAGCGAGCTGTCGGTCCACGGTGTGACCTCCGAAGACTGGGGTGGCGACACTCCATTCGTTCCGGTCTCGGCGAAAATGGGTACCGGCGTCGACGAACTGCTTGAAGCGGTATTGCTGCAAGCCGAAGTTCTCGAGCTGACCGCCACTCCATCGGCTCCTGGCCGTGGTGTCGTGGTTGAATCGCGTCTGGACAAGGGCCGTGGCCCGGTAGCGACTGTTCTGGTTCAGGACGGTACGCTGCGTCAAGGCGACATGGTGCTGGTCGGCTCGAACTATGGTCGCGTGCGCGCCATGCTCGACGAGAACGGCAAGCCGATCAAGGAAGCGGGCCCGGCCATTCCGGTCGAGATCCTCGGCCTGGACGGTACGCCTGATGCGGGCGACGAGATGAGCGTGGTTGCCGACGAGAAGAAAGCCCGTGAAGTGGCTCTGTTCCGTCAAGGCAAGTTCCGCGAAGTCAAACTGGCTCGCGCTCACGCCGGCAAGCTGGAAAACATCTTCGAAAGCATGGGTCAGGAAGAGAAGAAGACGCTCAACATCGTCCTCAAATCCGACGTCCGTGGTTCGCTGGAAGCCTTGCAGGGCGCTCTGAACGGCCTGGGCAACGACGAAGTGCAAGTGCGCGTGGTCGGTGGCGGCGTCGGTGGTATCACCGAATCCGATGCCAACCTGGCACTGGCTTCCAACGCTGTACTGTTCGGCTTCAACGTGCGTGCCGATGCCGGTGCACGGAAGATCGTCGAGCAGGAAGGTCTGGACATGCGTTACTACAACGTGATCTACGACATCATCGAAGACGTCAAGAAAGCCTTGACCGGTATGCTTGGCAGCGATGTTCGCGAGAACATCCTCGGTGTGGCCGAAGTCCGTGACGTGTTCCGTTCGCCGAAGTTTGGCGCGATCGCTGGTTGCATGGTGATCGAAGGTGTTGTGCACCGTAACCGTCCGATCCGTGTACTGCGTGAAGACATCGTGATCTTCGAAGGCGAGCTGGAATCCCTGCGCCGCTTCAAGGATGACGCTTCCGAAGTACGTGCCGGCATGGAATGCGGTATCGGCGTGAAGAGCTACAACGACGTCAAGGTCGGCGACAAGATCGAAGTCTTCGAGAAGGTTCAGGTTGCTCGCAGCCTCTGA
- a CDS encoding DUF6388 family protein, with protein sequence MTELTQEQRHEEALRKYILDVPDLKEEIKDLSPDEQKDQIQWAFEDEAEAQGLQPWELTLKYTSTPEEFEAKRLELHKEAAEVLGVDWEEYCEMNNLVV encoded by the coding sequence ATGACCGAATTAACTCAAGAGCAACGTCACGAAGAAGCGCTTAGAAAATACATCCTGGATGTTCCGGATCTGAAGGAAGAGATCAAGGACCTGAGTCCCGATGAACAGAAGGACCAGATCCAGTGGGCGTTCGAAGACGAAGCCGAAGCCCAGGGGCTGCAGCCTTGGGAGTTGACCCTCAAGTACACCAGTACGCCTGAGGAGTTCGAGGCCAAGCGCCTGGAACTGCACAAGGAGGCGGCCGAAGTATTGGGTGTCGATTGGGAAGAGTACTGCGAGATGAACAATCTGGTGGTCTGA
- the pnp gene encoding polyribonucleotide nucleotidyltransferase, which translates to MNPVIKKFQFGQSTVTLETGRIARQASGAVLVTVDDDVSVLVTVVGAKQADPGKGFFPLSVHYQEKTYAAGKIPGGFFKREGRPSEKETLTSRLIDRPIRPLFPEGFMNEVQVVCTVVSTSKKTDPDIAAMIGTSAALAISGIPFDGPIGAARVAFHESTGYLLNPTYEQQAASSLDMVVAGTSDAVLMVESEAKELTEDQMLGAVLFAHDEFQVVINAVKELAAEAAKPTWTWAPAPEATELLAAIRSEFGEAISQAYTITIKADRYARLGELRDQVVAKLSGEEGQPSAADVKAAFGEIEYRTVRENIVNGKPRIDGRDTRTVRPLNIEVGVLPKTHGSALFTRGETQALVVATLGTARDAQLLDTLEGEKKDPFMLHYNFPPFSVGECGRMGGAGRREIGHGRLARRSVSAMLPAADVFPYTIRVVSEITESNGSSSMASVCGASLALMDAGVPMKAPVAGIAMGLVKEGEKFAVLTDILGDEDHLGDMDFKVAGTAKGVTALQMDIKIKGITEEIMEIALGQALEARLNILGQMNQIIGQSRTELSANAPTMIAMKIDTDKIRDVIGKGGATIRAICEETKASIDIEDDGSIKIFGETKEAAEAARQRVLGITAEAEIGKIYVGKVERIVDFGAFVNILPGKDGLVHISMLSDARVEKVTDILKEGQEVEVLVLDVDNRGRIKLSIKDVAAAKASGV; encoded by the coding sequence GTGAACCCGGTAATCAAAAAATTCCAGTTCGGTCAGTCGACCGTTACCCTCGAGACTGGCCGTATCGCCCGTCAGGCCTCCGGCGCAGTATTGGTCACCGTTGACGACGACGTCAGCGTATTGGTGACCGTAGTCGGTGCCAAGCAAGCTGATCCGGGCAAGGGCTTCTTCCCTCTGTCCGTTCACTACCAGGAAAAGACTTACGCTGCCGGTAAGATTCCTGGCGGTTTCTTCAAGCGTGAAGGCCGTCCTTCCGAGAAAGAAACCCTGACTTCCCGACTGATCGACCGTCCGATCCGTCCGCTGTTCCCTGAAGGTTTCATGAACGAAGTGCAGGTTGTCTGCACCGTCGTTTCCACCAGCAAGAAAACCGATCCGGACATCGCTGCGATGATCGGTACCTCGGCTGCCCTGGCGATCTCCGGCATTCCGTTCGACGGCCCGATCGGCGCCGCTCGCGTTGCTTTCCACGAAAGCACCGGCTACCTGCTGAACCCGACCTACGAGCAGCAAGCTGCCTCGAGCCTGGACATGGTCGTTGCCGGTACTTCGGACGCTGTGCTGATGGTTGAATCGGAAGCCAAAGAGCTGACCGAAGACCAGATGCTGGGCGCGGTACTGTTTGCTCACGACGAGTTCCAGGTCGTCATCAACGCCGTTAAAGAACTGGCTGCCGAAGCAGCCAAGCCAACCTGGACCTGGGCACCTGCCCCAGAAGCCACCGAGCTGCTGGCTGCTATCCGTTCCGAGTTCGGCGAAGCGATCTCCCAGGCTTACACCATCACCATCAAGGCCGACCGTTACGCGCGTCTGGGCGAGCTGCGTGACCAGGTCGTAGCCAAGCTGTCCGGCGAAGAAGGCCAGCCTTCGGCTGCCGACGTCAAAGCGGCTTTCGGCGAAATCGAATACCGCACCGTTCGCGAAAACATCGTAAACGGCAAGCCACGTATCGACGGTCGCGACACCCGCACCGTACGCCCGCTGAACATCGAAGTCGGCGTTCTGCCGAAGACTCACGGTTCGGCACTGTTCACCCGTGGCGAAACCCAGGCTCTGGTCGTCGCGACGCTGGGCACCGCCCGTGACGCGCAACTGCTGGACACTCTGGAAGGCGAGAAAAAAGACCCGTTCATGCTGCACTACAACTTCCCTCCGTTCTCGGTGGGCGAGTGTGGTCGCATGGGTGGCGCCGGTCGTCGTGAAATCGGTCACGGCCGTCTGGCCCGTCGCTCGGTTTCGGCCATGCTGCCAGCCGCTGACGTGTTCCCGTACACCATCCGTGTGGTTTCGGAAATCACCGAATCCAACGGTTCGAGCTCGATGGCTTCCGTTTGCGGCGCTTCCCTGGCCCTGATGGATGCTGGTGTTCCGATGAAGGCACCGGTTGCCGGTATCGCCATGGGTCTGGTTAAAGAAGGCGAGAAGTTCGCCGTCCTGACCGACATCCTGGGTGACGAAGACCACCTGGGCGACATGGACTTCAAAGTAGCCGGTACCGCCAAAGGTGTGACCGCGCTGCAGATGGACATCAAGATCAAGGGCATCACCGAAGAGATCATGGAAATCGCTCTGGGCCAAGCCCTGGAAGCGCGCCTGAACATCCTCGGCCAGATGAACCAGATCATCGGCCAGTCGCGTACCGAACTGTCGGCCAACGCTCCGACCATGATCGCGATGAAGATCGACACCGACAAGATCCGTGACGTTATCGGTAAAGGTGGCGCGACCATCCGTGCGATCTGCGAAGAAACCAAGGCTTCGATCGACATCGAAGACGACGGTTCGATCAAGATCTTCGGCGAAACCAAGGAAGCGGCTGAAGCAGCACGTCAGCGCGTTCTGGGTATCACCGCTGAGGCCGAGATCGGCAAGATCTACGTCGGCAAGGTTGAGCGCATCGTCGACTTCGGCGCATTCGTCAACATCCTGCCAGGCAAGGACGGTCTGGTTCACATCTCGATGCTGAGCGACGCTCGCGTAGAGAAAGTGACCGACATCCTGAAAGAAGGCCAGGAAGTGGAAGTGCTGGTACTGGACGTGGACAACCGCGGCCGTATCAAGCTGTCCATCAAAGACGTGGCAGCTGCCAAGGCTTCGGGCGTTTAA
- the rimP gene encoding ribosome maturation factor RimP yields the protein MSSKLEELQALLAPVVVALGYECWGIEFSAQGRHSMLRVYIDKEGGVLVDDCAIVSRQISGVLDVEDPISVEYTLEVSSPGMERPLFTLEQFAKYVGEQVKIKLRSPFEGRRNFQGLLRGVEEQDVVVQVDDHEFLLPIDMIDKANIIPSFD from the coding sequence GTGTCGAGCAAGCTAGAAGAGTTGCAGGCCTTGCTGGCCCCGGTGGTCGTGGCCCTAGGCTATGAATGCTGGGGTATTGAGTTTTCGGCTCAAGGTCGCCACTCAATGTTGCGCGTTTATATCGATAAGGAAGGCGGCGTACTGGTGGACGATTGCGCCATCGTCAGCCGTCAGATCAGCGGTGTGCTGGATGTTGAAGATCCGATCTCCGTTGAATACACCCTTGAAGTTTCCTCGCCAGGCATGGAACGCCCACTGTTCACTCTTGAGCAGTTTGCCAAATATGTCGGTGAACAAGTGAAGATCAAGCTGCGCTCGCCTTTTGAAGGTCGACGCAACTTTCAGGGCCTTCTGCGCGGTGTAGAAGAACAGGACGTCGTGGTGCAGGTAGATGACCATGAATTCCTGTTGCCGATCGATATGATCGACAAGGCCAACATTATTCCCAGTTTTGACTGA